In the Arachis hypogaea cultivar Tifrunner chromosome 20, arahy.Tifrunner.gnm2.J5K5, whole genome shotgun sequence genome, CATCACAATTAGTCCTACTTGTATCAAAGAGGCTGACCTTTTTGAATTGAAATTGGATATGAAAATGTAGGCAAAACAAAATATGAGTCCATATCCATCTCCATTCAACACCATAGACACAAATAATGAGAGGGGCTAAACCTTAACAAACAAAAAAACAGCAAGAACAACTGAAACTTTCAAGAAATCAACAGATAAGAACCACATGAAACCATACCTGGTACAGTGCACCTCCATGTGATTTTCCTATAGGGAAGGCAGTCATCAAGTACTCCAAAAAAATCATTGTACTCATGCCATTTAGAGTTGGTAAATATCTTAGGTAGGCATACATTAGAAACAGCAAatggattgaaaaaaaaaagaaaaagaaaaaaccaatATTTGAAAACATTAATTAAGGGTGCACACTTGAGTTCATATTTGCTTCTTTCAAAGCACACAAGTCACAATAATGCAATTAAAAGGAAGcacaaatacaaaatacactttaGTCTAATACACACACAGCTTAGAAAACAACCACGAATAatctacaacaaaacaacaaCCCACCTTACTTACCTGGATAGGGAATGTTCAACTGGCCTTTCCAATTTCTGACTTTGATAATATGAGCTGCAACGAACCACCAATGAAATTAGATTAGTTTCCTTGGCGTTAAATTGAAGATAACAAAAATGAAGAGGTTGCAACCACTGAAAATAATATAGAAACCATATTGTGGAGATCAGAGTTGAATCCCTAGGATTTGGAAAACACGGTGAGTGAAAAAATTGTCCAAAAAGCTTTGCGTAAAATAATAATCTAATTGATTTTAATACAGTTATGAACTTTCCCATATCaggggaaaaaaaaaactttcaaaaCCACACAAAACAACACACAAATATAATTTAAGTAAAAATATGCAAGAAAAAATATCACATAACTTCATCAAACAGCTCCTTCTTCCAAGCTAACAGCTCCGTGACAATTGAAAAAGAcaggataaaagataaaaaaagtattttaaataGCTTCCAAATAAAACTCAAGTGGTGTACACTTAGGTACAAAATAAGACACAAATGTAATTTTGACTCTCAAGACAAAAAAAGGGCACAAAGAACACATTAAAACTGCTAACAAATAAGATAAGGAAATATCAACACTTACACTCCACACATGTGTAGTAGTAAACTCAATTTATGTTTCTAGTCAACATCATATAAAACTTTAGTTAAAGCCAAGTTCAAAAAGTATCCGAAACAGAATCAGAAAAGAACACCCAAACAGGGGCAAAAACAAATCCTGTTAATTGAAAGGAAACTTGAGTATCAAAGTAAAGAAATATTAAAGAATCTGAAACAAGTCATAACACTACATACCTACACCACATGATGGAAGGGGACACAGAAAAGACAGGACGGCCGGAAAAATTCCCACCTAACTTGTTGTTTCCCAAGATAAGAGAGACGCAGAGTGACATGAACCCTAGGCTGATTTCCTCTTGAGAACTACAACCAATCTTTAAATGAATCTGACAaatcagaacaaaaaaaaaattgtttccaTGATCCTTTTCCATGAACCCTAATCGCACAGGCAGTTATATCAAAGAGAGAGATCAAGAATTAGGTGATAGGCATAATATTGAATAAAAAGATGGAAGAAGACACAGTTTGAATTCGAGGGATAGGGAGCCATTACCAATCGACAAAGAAGATGCTTGAAAAGATGAtgattggacctttgtagctgcaACCGCCGTTGCCGAGGAAGTGGGATGCGATTCCTCAGTTGCCTTGAAGCAAGCCGCCGGGATAACGCTCTTCGTGAGCATGTGAAGCCTGCAACAGAGATCTCAGTCTCTCAGCATCACCAGCATCTATCGGCTTAGCTAGGTGGGTTAGGATTTCTGGATGGAGGTTGACAAAAACGACGTTGAAGTTACGGCATTCGGGACCGAGAAATATGCATTATGGAAATGAGAATTTGGGAGACAGGGAGAGCGATAAACAGAGCATGAATGGCCAGGGATTATCCGGAGCAGCAGGAGTGAGTTGGCTATCTATGAAAAAACAATAATTGGTATTTTATGATACATTTCTTATCATACCACACATGTTGAAACACAGTTCAGATGGTTggaaaaaaatactaacatttcttGATGCAGAAGAATACATCTTAGCACAAAGAATGTCAACAAGAATCTCTTTAATGCTATGCAGCTCTATTCGAACACCAGATATGACTTGGTTCTCATAACATCTAAGCTGTCCATACCGAGAAAAATCTTCAAATATTGGGCTAAAGGCCGAATCAGAACTAACATCCttaaaatttggaaagaaaaCATTAATCATTAAACGCAACCAATTTTATAAAGTATGAGGCAAAACCATGTTGGCATGTAAAGGAAACCAATTTAAACAACAgccaaataattagaaaatggGGATCGACAAACTATACATAAAAAAGATTCCTCCAATTCATCCATATCCATATCTAACATAAAGAAAGAGCAATAACCTTGATGCACTGATCAGCCTGAAGTTTGTTGAAAAATCGTGCATCACTAATGACATTGATGACTTTAAAGGTACCACAATAACCATGAGCACTAATCCTCtttgcttgaactttgaaaataaTTTCTTTGCCAAGCAGTTTATGAAAAAACTATGGACAGTATCGGTGCTCAATTTTCTGTCATAGATATTGAAAAGTGATCACTAATTATTGGACAAAAATAAAGTATAAGAGATACTTATCCATAGAGTATACAGCAATAGATTATAAGTGAATAAACCATACATCGATTTCATCTTCTAACAACAAAAAAACATCAGAACACGTTCTCCCTAATAGCTTAGTGGCTGGGCTGTCTAACAAGACAAACATTCCACAAGAAGTACCGTCTTCAACAAGTATCTTAATCCTGTAACTATAATAAAGAAGGTAAATATCAGATTCACCTATTTTTCAGTCCTAGAAGAGGCTGATACATGAAGGCAACTTATATCATTGAATCAGAACACATGAAAGTAAATTTGTAAATCATAACCTAGATTTACCTTATCATAAAATGCTGAATCTCTCTGCTGCACAGCTGACAATAGAACACATTGTCATCACCTACAATAGGATGACCGCAAACACAAGAAAAAAACCACCACTCCGGATCTTCAACAATCTCCTTAATTTTTCCAACCACAAAGTATTGTCCATcctattagaaaaataaaattatgaattgaatcAGCAAGGGATGTCTACAATTTTCAGAAATCAATTAACATGAGTATGTCTTACATACGACTAAAACATGTTAAAAAACTAATAGTGCGCACCTCATTGTTGGCCTTAAGATTATCAATAGTGCGTATTAGCTTCCAATCAAAAGATTCATCATCCCTTACACATACCAAATCCCCAACCTCATTACTACAGAGTCTACTGAAATGGTGGCTCCCAATACCATATCTATTTAAAacgcataaaaaaaaattaatattaggaTTAAAGAATTtcaagaacaaagttatagagagttacaaagagaaagagaaaaacagaaagagatagagagagagtgaGTGATAGAGAGGGAGGCACAAATTTCAAGTTTAGAGAGGCAAAACTTAAAGAGAACTGAATAAAACTAACTGATTCAGAAAATTCACAGTTTCCTGCATATCAGGGTTGATCAAAACTCGGGAaatattgatcacattttggagACTGACTTtatctacaaatcacaaaagacAATAAGAAGAAATTAATTCTTAAAGAAAGTATTCAttggtataaaaaaaatatttaaacaaatCAAAACTGAAACATGTGCAACATGGACAACTCTTCACCTCCATTGACTTTGATCTTGAAAGATTGCAGAATTACAACAGGTGGTCTCTTGTACCTTTTCAAAGTATTCATCTCTAAAAGAGCAGGAGAATCACCAACAAAATTGCAGGAGATTTTCTTCCTGGGTAATCATTATAAGAAAGGATGGACAAGAATAGACTAATTCAAgagcagtaaaaaaaaaagaagaaaaacaaacacaaggttatttaaaaaaaaaggatgaGAAACAGAAACACAATGCATACCCATCAGCAAAAACTTCAAGGGTCAGAACTTTCAATATCTTTCCATTACACTCAACATCCCTTCTCTTTTTCAATCCACAAAGCACCCCAATAAAATCTGTTTACTCAAATTATAGAAGACAAAATTAAACCCTCAGATAGAATACCATGAGACATTTGCTTGATTTTCtattaatttcaatttaacaCACCTTTATAAtggtttatatttaaaaaattaaaatttacctaTTAAGTACTCATAATCAATGCACTTCTGAAGAATCTGGTCCATAGAAGTTACACTTAAACCAGGGTTGGGTATGACTGTACTTGAAGCAGCAACAACAGAGGTACTACACTTGAAAAGGATGCGAAAACGATGTCTTGTAACCCTGACCAATCCAAGATTGGGTATCACTTTGAAGTCGGAAATAATGAATACTTCTCCTTCTTTTAACCGATCAATAAAAGTTGAAATCAAATCATCCtcaatagttgcttgaattttGTGGTGcttaaaaaaaaacaaggaaaaaaaaacaCCTTAGCCTTTATAATATTATACCATGAGACATTACATGCTAAAAATTATCAcatatagaattttaaaaaacAGATTTTAGTTAACTAAAAAAATCAGTCTTGATAGAACATAGGCAGGCATACACACACAGAGACACACAAACACACATATTCACCTGCTTATCCATCAAGACCATGTGTAAGAGTTTCTGCACATTTTGATTAACAATGGTAGCATCTTCCCAAATGGTCAAGATCTTAGCCTCAATAGTCCAACTTTCCTTCCATGGAGAGATTTTTCTAATAGCATCAATAGCAAGACTCATCTTATAAAAATAGCAGAGATGAAAGAATGTAGATAataaaaacagaaagcaaaagctTGGCAAGAAAAAAGTGCATTGGATCTGAGTCTTATCTCAATGAAAGGGAATGCAAAAGAAGAGAACCAAGTAAGGAACAAATGATAGCTTCTGAGAGATCAGCACAATACTCCATCACCTCATCACTACTTATAGTAGAGAAACGGGCAACCCTGTAATGCAAAGCTTGTAGAACACGTTTATGTTGAAGTCCTTGCatagattgattgattgattgacaTATGACTTTCAATGTGCCCATACCTAATTAAATAACATATACTCATACCTCTATATATAGCTATGTAATATCAACCTATCTATGAATCTACATACATCTACCTATCTATCTATTATCTATAAACCAACCATACCTATTGATTCATGATATCTTTGACTATGTAGATATACTGTTCCCCACCAATATGAGTAGTGAGATAGAACACATGAGGAAGATTcacccaaataaaaataaaataaaagctacAAAATTTTATCAATGATACCCAAGAGTTCAGCTGAAACTCCAAGAGAGCTGAAAAAGAAAGTACaaattacacaaaaaaaaaaaagataaatgtcAAACCAACCCAGACTAATTGAAAATAAACAAATCACTTGTTTTGTGGTCAATAATTTCGTTTTAAACCTGAAACAGAAATGAACATAGAAAACAATATCCCTTTTTCAAAtggttatattttaaatatagtaGAGTTCCCAACAACAACAGCGCTTGGAGATATTTCAATTGAAGAAATGTTGACATCCTAGTTTGATTCTTATGAGCATAGATTTCAAGCACATCATTTTCCTGGGACCAAACACGCAAAAAACCCTACAAATGAAAACAAGTATACTGAACCAACACCCCCTATATAAACAGTATACTCCCTTGCATGCTTCCCACTTGAATCCGTTCTCTCAATCACTACCTCAAAGCACTCACAAAGAAAACAATTGACCCAAAACAGCTGGTAAGAAGAATCAAAAAAACTCATCACAATTGAACATAGTTTCTACACAAATAGCTCAGACGAAAAATTATGTAACTTAGCTTTCTTCCAAATCTTCAAACGCACTCTCGATTTTCAGTGGAACCCGGTTGCAACAGATCCAGAACCAGCTCCATTCTGGATTGATTTCTCATACATCTTCGTCTACTAAGAGATTACAGtataaaaattagtaaattagaATGATATTTTTAACAAAAGGAAACAAATCAAAGAAAACACGATGATGATAGGAATACTGTTCCGACGGGATCTTTGAGACCGAAAATGTCGACAGAAGTAGGTAACATTGATGCACAGTTTTCTGACAGAGAGAGAGATCGGATAATCCAAGAAACGATCCATAAACACGAACCATATGAGGATAAAGAAAACTGGTTGAGGATGGTGAGAGACGAATCGGGGTCACACCAACCACAGAGAAGAAAGATGCAGGAATGGGAGAGTGCCAACAGCCAGCAGAAGCAGCAAAGAGAAACGTAGGGCCGAGGACTCAGTAACGAAGGAGAAACTTATGAGGAAGATGACTGTTGATGTTCCATTCCATTAGATGgaccattttttttatgttttaaattcttttataaaTTTCAGATATTAGCTTCTAAgtgtaaaacaaaaaataaaatactataaaaatattaaaattaacatagctgtagaacaaaataaatttctggtctttaaaaataaaataaacaatatatGAAAGAAAAGTTGAAAATTTATGTACTAAATTATGAAAAAAagagatattagaatcttaataaaaaatcaattttaaatatatataaggtgtataatatgaaaatttaaataaattttcttttgtcctaaacaaaattatagtatTAATTAAATGTAAATACAATGCTAAAAGTTTTTATGTTATATAaaacaatatttaaaatatatattattttgtgttATAGCTTTAGTGATTGGTGAGACGGCTGATGCAAAAACACCCTACCATGACGACCACGCCACTGACACCACTACCATATGATAATGATATGACGTTCACCTCACTAAATAAACTAACTaaaattgtatatatatgtatgttaattagatttatatattatcataaaaaaattttaaaatttattattctgttttcaaaatatattatGAATCTTCTATTAAAAtaagattatatttttttttccattcaaataccattgaaaaataaatttacacaCCAATTCAATAAACATTATATACGATATTTTAGATGAACATGAAAAGAGTACACCAataaatttaaagtttaattatttttttaataaattgacaggaaaaaaaatacaaataattctttaaatataaatatattttaattttaaattcttttataaaGTTTATACATTAGGTTGAAgtctaaaacaaaaataaaatactattaaaatattaaaattaacatatatgtacaacaaaataaatgactgaactttaaaaataaaataaataatatacgaaagaaaagtaaaaaatctATGTACTAAATTAtgaaaaaagatatattagaatcttaataaaaaatcgatcaatattaaatatatattaggtgtataatatgaaaatataaacaaattttgtttttcctaaaacaaaattatagtattAATTAAATGTAACTATAATGATAGAAATTTTTATgttatataaaagaatatttaaaatacatattatttTGTATCATAGCTTTAGTGATTGACGAAACGGTTGATATAAAAACACCCTATCATCACGGCATGttgagaataatttaaaaaaaaataatagacttGTAACTACAATATATTTTGTCTTTTGACTGCATGgtcaaaaaaaaaatcctttcatGAACACCAGAGTTCTTGTACAAAATCAGTTCGGTATTTGGAGTTAACCAGCTttcatatttatatttcaatttgaaatgttataaatttttaaatgaagacaaaatatatatttgttaataacaattaaatttaactttagcttaaatacattaaaaaatgtAAATGTAAAGCAATTTATTAACCAGCATCTATATCTTTTTGGGCGATTataatttattcttatatttataaacagagtaataattaattaattattgagcCAATTCATTTGAAATAGCTCAAATAAACGAAGATTTTCTTTTCTTGTAATTAAAAAGTACTTTCATTAAATACATAACTATCACAATTATATCCATATTAGAATTCAACAGACACTAAGTACCAGAAATCAAACAACAATTTAAAGTAGTATGTCAACACATTAAACTAAAAAGCATGCAAATCCTCCACGGCCTCATGATCACTTCCACATTGGCTGAAAACATCCTCAACTTCAGGTATAGAATCAACCAGAACATGAATCTGAACAAAATTTAAATTCACTTAGCTATTGATATTTTTAAACACTAATAattgaacaaattataaaaaatataaaacaaacctTATGGTCATTCATCTCAGCAGCAGCCTTAAAAACATTAATAACAGAGGCATCATCCCAGATTTGTTGAACAATATACACAGAACGATTCATCTCATAACCCACAGGCCTAGCATCAACCATGAACACAACTTTTTTGTGCAAAAGACTTGAAATGAGTTTCAATGGAACAACTTTGCAATAAGAtccctaaaaaccaaaaaataaagaaaaaaaaaacacaaaatacttaacaaatacgtcaaaaataatttatgttttcTCTAGGAATTGCAAAAGAAACAAAGTTACTATATGTATATCCATATACTAATTAAAACCACAATTGGATGACAACCTGACTCAACTTTGGGTGATTATCCAAAAAACTCGAGCATCTTGTCTTTATTATTTGGACGACTTCACGGTctttaagaacaaaaatattgtTCCCATTTGAATGAGACACTACAACCTTCAAGCAGAACCTTCCAAATCATgagaaaacaacaaaaatttcagTTAACATTGAAATAATAAATAGTtacaaaaacagaattaaatgaaAGAACAAAACACCTTCGGACAGCATCAATGCATTGAAGCTGACATAGATCacatgataaaatatttttattagttgacACAAGAGAACCACATAAACAAGTTGAGAACCACCACTTATGATTCTTCAACACAGATGATATAGTTCCCAGAATAAAAACAAAACCACCCTACAACAAAGAAAAAAGGATTAcagaatttaaaatttcaaataatttacaaaactattatttactaatttttcaaGTTATGATATAACAAgactaacaaaaaaaatgattTAAGAGATTTTATTGCAAATGAGGGAAAAAAAATACGTTCTCAGAATCAGAATAACAGCGGTTCGGTGAAATAAGATCAGTGATAATATCTTCAATAGTTTCTGATTGAATAGCATTATCACAAACTACTTGAGTCTTGTAATCTTCGCCAGTTGCATACTGCAAGTAGCTATCATAGATTGGTGGAAAAATGGGACCATGAAGCATTGCCTGGGATAAGTTAGTTAAAATAAGCATCGAATCCATtggttccaaaaaaaaaaacaattgcaTCAACATGTTGTAAGATAAGGTGAGGAATCATACATTGATATAATCATCAACTGCAACTGGTTCTTGATTATGACTAAAGACATTCACAATTTTAAAGCAACTGGAGTAATCTGGATCAACTGCAGAATCAATTTCAACCTTGAAAACTTTCTCCTCTCCAACAACATGATCAAACATTTGTGGAGAGTATGACCGACAAACCTTAGGAGTTTAATATAAAGGAATCAATAAACTTGaacacaaaatttaaataataaagattAAATGAGGTTCAGTATGAAAGAGTTCATACTGCAAGCACACTAGGATCAACTGGAAATTCATCTTCTATGCTAAGAAATGCTTCAGAACAGGTTCTTCCAAATAGTTTTGTTGCCGCATTATcaagcaaaacaaacaaaacagtaCAGCTAGCATCCTGAATCTTTACCCGAATCCCATATCTAACACAATTAACAACCAAGAATCATAAGTAAAACCAAAAAATCTGCTTAACAACACATAGAGTGGCGCATAACAAAGAAGTAAGAAAAAATCcataagattattaattaatctaTTCCAAAATAAGGTTACATATGAACTCACTTGACCATAACATTCTCAACACATGAACCACAAGCATCACAAAGGTAGAGATCCTCATGCTCAACAACAGCTTGACCACACACACATGTGTAGTACCACCAATCTGGTTCATCCATGACTTCCTTAATTGTCCTAATAACAAAGTAATGAGAAtcctgtaaaattttaaaaacaatgaTATACTATACAATAATGATTAACAAAACAGCTTACAAAACCCAAGACTGATGTTTAAGAAATTCAAGATTAAGTATTAAATAAAGAGTTTGCCAATCTAAAGTAGTACCCCATTATCTGAATGAAGATCTTGAATATTACTGATCTCTTTGGAATTGAAATAATCACCATCAACTTTAGAAACTAAGTA is a window encoding:
- the LOC112782381 gene encoding uncharacterized protein isoform X2, coding for MLTKSVIPAACFKATEESHPTSSATAVAATKVQSSSFQASSLSIGFMEKDHGNNFFFVLICQIHLKIGCSSQEEISLGFMSLCVSLILGNNKLGGNFSGRPVFSVSPSIMWCSSYYQSQKLERPVEHSLSRKITWRCTVPGMVSCGSYLLIS
- the LOC112782381 gene encoding uncharacterized protein isoform X1, with translation MLTKSVIPAACFKATEESHPTSSATAVAATKVQSSSFQASSLSIGFMEKDHGNNFFFVLICQIHLKIGCSSQEEISLGFMSLCVSLILGNNKLGGNFSGRPVFSVSPSIMWCSSYYQSQKLERPVEHSLSRMTQTKFQHYHTTREDVTVRNHSAKKNTVNAFRYKKNNSVISSKE
- the LOC114926150 gene encoding replication protein A 70 kDa DNA-binding subunit B-like, which produces MSLAIDAIRKISPWKESWTIEAKILTIWEDATIVNQNVQKLLHMVLMDKQHHKIQATIEDDLISTFIDRLKEGEVFIISDFKVIPNLGLVRVTRHRFRILFKCSTSVVAASSTVIPNPGLSVTSMDQILQKCIDYEYLIDFIGVLCGLKKRRDVECNGKILKVLTLEVFADGKKISCNFVGDSPALLEMNTLKRYKRPPVVILQSFKIKVNGDKVSLQNVINISRVLINPDMQETVNFLNQYGIGSHHFSRLCSNEVGDLVCVRDDESFDWKLIRTIDNLKANNEDGQYFVVGKIKEIVEDPEWWFFSCVCGHPIVGDDNVFYCQLCSREIQHFMISYRIKILVEDGTSCGMFVLLDSPATKLLGRTCSDVFLLLEDEIDDVSSDSAFSPIFEDFSRYGQLRCYENQVISGVRIELHSIKEILVDILCAKMYSSASRNVNSQLTPAAPDNPWPFMLCLSLSLSPKFSFP